A region of Betta splendens chromosome 13, fBetSpl5.4, whole genome shotgun sequence DNA encodes the following proteins:
- the ssh2a gene encoding protein phosphatase Slingshot homolog 2 isoform X2, which yields MTLGAVSASDSSTAVSFCSCCGAKMVPYFSGDAMVSKNQINQLISESFLTVKGAALFLPRGNSPTPNSAPCISQRRNKHTGDLQKHLQTMFTVLRPEDTIRLAVRLESAYPQVTRYMVVVSTNGRQDTEESIVLGMDFSDSCCTVGLVLPLWSDTLIHLDGDGGFSVSTVNRVHVFKPVSVQAMWSALQSLHKACEVARCHNYYPGSLFLTWVSYYQSRISSNQFCINEWNTMQDIESHRANSPILFTDLPTERERTERLIKMRLREIMMQKDLENVTCKEIRTELEMQMVCNLREFKEFIDNEMIIILGQMDRPTEIFDHVFLGSEWNASNLDELQNSGVRYILNVTREIDNFFPGMFEYHNIRVYDEEATNLLEYWNDTYKFITKAKKAGAKCLVHCKMGVSRSASTVIAYAMKEYGWDLDTAFEYVKEKRAVTKPNPSFMKQLEEYQGILLASKQRHNKLWRSHSDSDLSDRPESVCKPSSHSFGRSDSHNNNTSPSLHHFLGVAVLQALGAEPEDSAKSNTTHTSDSHSLCNGVCESPVQEEVRSDGGNPFLHPLPRARAATVIPEERLDNSASVAITVPVAVPHPPPLLHLLPPTPKLQRARQAPPTDLLISLPIHYVAEQNSSEDISPLTLESTTSDIVDQSLSDLTNDKSSPSSPSTATTFPLSIPLAPSDDNNNPSEFHMDSRGEADGSSNHSADSIDFFSAREKFLGLTQDGRSLLEQTQQRSPLSNEENEEAKSDEEEDQGKESQVSLQLEDSSDQTHYMHHDNGVSVRHIVTEIEAISHPASCLPTSLTSSSSSLPPSPHSPHFVHLEHQEETEASEVTHTSLISPSHAPSPPTLPCDWPAGSVRRVTKQLEQKLRQEMEIAVPQRSPLHSPSAEHPPARLPLCSVSTEQPPLHSFLHSTEQRVTQGEIAAVSAESKDEEKHTESRREYQRLNSSGTDKLPDPSCSSDSNISQVSDATPNITHTPTCSHTLKSSLTSNSQLLESPLDTSAWSSQSKQCQTPPQARSNRTTLDGVTVQESDTDSELEPSVQSRTWGCGSNCEAQIRLARGSQELERIQQTLRELQAFLHEGASLEVTDSEIQGPEQPRGLRDVMDTQPGPCKGVSSEQTSPRLEVGQQLEKRQDQKSFQEPAGWHRAMELEARIRQAGLTPPSLMKRSASLAKLDCLELSANDLNDLDLRPHTRTISTHSQDSFSFSPAYPDETWKKQKVLAKNKPVLSRGDSSSPPSLCLPSSSLPHHHPAKDAGEREEPDGSGSGAATPTRQQGRGQSSRRSRKSAEKKQRGVTVLYNTM from the exons TATAAGTGAGAGCTTTCTCACTGTGAAAGGTGCAGCCCTGTTCCTTCCTAGGGGTAATAGCCCCACACCCAACTCCGCACCTTGCATCAGCCAACGCAGGAACAAGCACACAG gtgacCTCCAGAAGCATCTTCAGACCATGTTCACTGTGCTGCGGCCGGAGGACACCATCCGACTG GCCGTGCGTCTGGAGAGCGCCTACCCTCAGGTAACCCGTTACATGGTGGTGGTCTCCACCAATGGGCGACAAGACACAGAGGAAAGCATCGTCCTCGGCATGGACTTCTCTGATAG CTGCTGTACCGTGGGCCTGGTTCTACCTCTTTGGAGTGACACTTTGATCCACTTGGATGGAGACGG CGGTTTTAGTGTGTCGACGGTGAACAGGGTTCATGTGTTCAAGCCGGTTTCTGTCCAGGCCATGTG GTCAGCCCTCCAGTCGCTCCACAAAGCATGCGAGGTGGCTCGTTGCCATAACTACTACCCAGGCAGCTTGTTCCTGACGTGGGTCAGCTACTACCAGAGCAGGATCTCATCCAACCAATTCTGTATCAATGAGTGGAACACCATGCAGGACATCGAGTCGCATCGTGCCAACTCACCCATTCTCTTCACAGACCT CCCCACAGAGCGGGAGCGCACAGAGAGGCTGATCAAAATGCGCCTCAGAGAGATTATGATGCAGAAGGACCTGGAGAACGTCACCTGCAAAGAG ATCCGAACAGAGCTGGAGATGCAGATGGTGTGCAACCTGAGAGAGTTTAAGGAATTCATAGACAACGAGATGATAATCATCCTGGGACAGATGGACAGGCCCACTGAAATCTTTGATCATGTTTTTCTG GGCTCTGAGTGGAATGCATCCAACCTGGATGAGCTTCAGAACAGCGG AGTGCGTTACATCCTGAATGTGACCAGGGAGATAGACAACTTCTTCCCAGGGATGTTTGAGTACCACAACATTAGAGTGTATGATGAAGAAGCCACCAACCTGCTGGAGTACTGGAATGACACCTACAAATTTATCACCAAAGCCAA GAAAGCTGGGGCTAAGTGTCTGGTCCACTGTAAGATGGGTGTGAGCCGGTCCGCCTCCACAGTCATCGCCTATGCCATGAAGGAGTACGGCTGGGACCTGGACACTGCCTTCGAGTACGTCAAAGAGAAACGAGCTGTCACCAAACCAAACCCTTCCTTTatgaaacagctggaggagtaTCAGGGAATTCTGCTGGCCAG TAAACAAAGGCACAATAAGCTGTGGCGCTCCCACTCGGACAGCGATCTGTCTGACCGCCCAGAGTCTGTGTGTAAACCTTCGTCCCACTCCTTTGGCCGCTCTGACTCTCACAACAATAACACCTCCCCCTCCTTACATCACTTCCTGGGCGTGGCCGTGCTGCAAGCACTCGGCGCTGAACCGGAAGACTCGGCCAAatcaaacaccacacacacctctgaCTCACACTCACTCTGCAACGGTGTGTGTGAGTCACCGGTTCAGGAGGAGGTCAGATCAGATGGTGGAAACCCCTTCCTGCATCCCCTTCCCAGGGCTCGGGCAGCCACTGTAATTCCAGAGGAAAGACTGGACAATTCAGCAAGCGTGGCCATAACTGTTCCTGTCGCTGTGCCCCACCCGCCACCGCTGCTTCACCTTCTACCTCCTACCCCCAAACTGCAGCGTGCTCGCCAGGCTCCTCCCACAGACTTGTTGATTTCCCTGCCCATACACTATGTGGCCGAGCAAAACAGCTCAGAGGACATTTCTCCCCTCACTCTGGAATCCACCACTTCTGATATAGTAGATCAGTCATTATCAGATTTAACAAATGACAAAAGCAGCCCTTCCAGCCCTTCTACTGCCACCACTTTTCCTCTGAGTATTCCCCTCGCTCCAAGTGATGACAACAACAACCCCAGTGAGTTTCATATGGACAGCCGGGGCGAGGCCGATGGGTCGTCCAACCACAGCGCAGACAGCATCGACTTCTTCAGTGCCAGGGAAAAGTTTCTGGGCTTGACACAAGACGGTAGGAGCCTTTtggagcagacgcagcagaggTCACCGCTGTCGAACGAGGAAAATGAGGAAGCGAaatcagatgaggaggaagatcaAGGAAAGGAGAGTCAG GTGTCTCTGCAGTTGGAAGACAGCTCTGACCAAACTCACTATATGCACCATGACAATGGAGTCTCCGTCCGCCATATTGTAACAGAGATCGAAGCCATATCCCACCCTGCCTCCTGCCTTCCTACTTCCTTGacttcctcctcttcgtcgCTACCCCCATCTCCCCACAGTCCTCACTTCGTCCACCTGGAACATcaagaggagacagaggcgtctgaagtcacacacacttctctgaTTTCACCCTCACATGCACCGTCTCCCCCCACGCTGCCGTGCGACTGGCCAGCAGGCTCCGTGCGGCGGGTCAccaagcagctggagcagaagctgaGGCAGGAAATGGAGATAGCAGTTCCTCAGCGGTCCCCCCTGCATTCTCCCAGCGCCGAACACCCTCCTGCCAGACTTCCCCTGTGCTCCGTGAGCACCGAACAGCCTCCACTTCACTCCTTTCTGCACTCCACAGAACAAAGAGTCACTCAGGGAGAGATCGCGGCTGTTTCTGCTGAATCCAAAGACGAAGAGAAGCATACGGAGTCACGACGGGAGTATCAAAGACTCAACTCCTCAGGCACAGACAAACTCCCAGACCCTTCATGCTCCTCTGACTCAAATATCAGCCAAGTCTCTGATGCTACACctaacattacacacacacccacatgtaGCCATACTCTGAAATCCTCACTGACTTCTAACAGCCAGCTATTGGAATCACCTCTAGATACCTCAGCCTGGTCAAGTCAAAGCAAGCAGTGTCAAACACCACCCCAAGCCAGGTCAAACCGAACGACTCTGGATGGGGTGACGGTTCAGGAGTCAGATACAGATAGCGAGCTGGAGCCCAGTGTACAGAGCAGGACATGGGGCTGCGGCTCCAACTGCGAGGCTCAGATCAGACTGGCTCGCGGCAGCCAGGAACTGGAGAGAATTCAGCAGACGCTGAGAGAGCTGCAGGCTTTCCTCCATGAGGGAGCCAGCTTGGAGGTGACAGACAGCGAAATACAAGGACCGGAGCAGCCTCGCGGGCTGAGAGACGTGATGGACACGCAGCCAGGACCTTGTAAAGGGGTGAGTTCTGAACAGACCTCTCCACGCCTGGAAGTAGGGCAGCAGCTCGAAAAGAGACAAGACCAAAAAAGTTTTCAGGAGCCGGCGGGGTGGCACAGAGCCATGGAGCTGGAGGCACGGATCCGCCAGGCGGGTCTCACCCCCCCTTCTCTCATGAAGAGGTCGGCCTCCTTAGCTAAACTGGACTGTCTGGAGCTGTCGGCCAACGACCTCAATGACTTAGACCTCAGGCCACACACTAGGACGATATCAACACACTCCCAGGACTCGTTTAGCTTCTCCCCAGCTTACCCAGACGAAACCTGGAAGAAGCAGAAGGTGTTGGCTAAAAATAAGCCCGTTTTGTCCCGCGGTGACTCATCCTCGCCACcgtccctctgcctcccttcctcctccctccc